The Corvus moneduloides isolate bCorMon1 chromosome 5, bCorMon1.pri, whole genome shotgun sequence genome includes a region encoding these proteins:
- the PRAG1 gene encoding inactive tyrosine-protein kinase PRAG1 — protein sequence MQNEQWRAVQKTQWALSLTHEDLKMSACSDFVEHIWKPGSCKNCFNPKSSHWLQTPPDVGACGVLPDGARTKPESLVLEDEGVNTSPFSKPTIAVKPTMINSDVSDAWADVNMNADLSQVSWGVISGKQLLLKSGDAQRICPDNFGNGGVRKPFLHNQPSDCLSCCPPSYSMVGLRSLEGRVERNVSIHSLVLVGEVGKQEDRVKDKFALPHQVPCPNPSALGDRSTTNSSRNPSSQAREGAVLPSGGDCGHISSIFESEGGEYCSITNCHKEHPVPWELCCTEEKAAQCEKESHTPSGWRQRDAPETPRPSGRTVKFSEEERRAVNVAFCITKDQSDPLSYALCSDRKNLALHTEPASLPESTGSSKVAALALSREDEDLPLPGEPSVTGGPRTEGSSTPQQALVEPQRPRLSEPARGDPIYAESTKRRKAQLKAVGSQAKAEKLARGTAKEKADGLWKDGGWALGGEKEYQDSTGQVAAKITIMTAHTEDDHKTIFLSSPDSAVGVQWPCMSPTSHPDFGTSSPAIEAGQIFQASGSENSTRFHLAAPVKTSLTESPAIPPKMSKNSQPGSEGSRVPPVSSHVGMFGDDNSHDGAGAQLLPRSCTDTGAFGASPSPCAHVNGVSVEESSRGSSYDRRQKYYNPTWTKQCRIEEEEEQEEEQEVLNHPWTVGAESGRAGADFVDDGPILESQAGITKSSSFSFDFPNDKSNAMEFAPPPPPPPKKQSRHALKMNPNNTELERVSNSSAESLSPPFRSAHVTFTAGSSDSLDSDTQTGSDGRHSSEPNHSPPPAGSQLFPPVPFLPVSTEDGPSSAPSCPPPLPQKKTVIRTVSSPDGFFGGQASSGKAASAAIPRLNVSHSESNVCLREEPPFIHPASLGGRPSAFSSSESLEKSSKGNSYWGSSTGKSTGACGPGRNLQSLSSSQLSVSSQVSSASSLHNLLSNIDSKEGVYSKLGALYAESLRRLVAKCEDCFMREQKNELHFSENNWSLFKLTCNKPCCDSGDAIYYCATCSMDPSTTYAVKICKTQESKVAASYCSPAVPVHFNIQQDCGHFVASVPSSMLLASDVGKSMPGDGFHPSRAASEHDCVVVITREVPSQTTADFVRDSVTLHQAKPELYERRVCFLLLQLCNGLEHLKEHGIIHRDLCLENLLLVPCKPPMSCVKAKDDKHLPRLIISNFLKAKQKTGTGDSKLKKSQARLAPEIVSASQYKKFDEFQTGILIYELLHQPNPFEEKVHLREQEYSPEDLPALPSLSIYSRGLQQLAHLLLEADPIKRVRITEAKRMLQCLLWGPRKDLMEQPLSQEETLRQVLQNWVDMKRALLMMKFAERAVDTERSVELEDWLCCQYLASAEPASLLHTLRLLQLL from the exons ATGCAAAATGAGCAGTGGAGGGCAGTGCAGAAGACGCAGTGGGCTCTCAGTCTGACCCACGAGGATTTGAAGATGTCTGCGTGCAGTGACTTTGTGGAACACATTTGGAAGCCCGGCTCCTGCAAAAACTGCTTCAACCCGAAGAGTTCCCATTGGCTGCAAACACCCCCAGACGTGGGAGCTTGTGGCGTGCTCCCGGATGGAGCTAGGACCAAGCCTGAGAGCCTCGTGTTGGAAGACGAAGGTGTAAATACTTCCCCCTTCTCAAAGCCAACAATTGCTGTGAAGCCAACAATGATAAACTCAGATGTTTCTGACGCGTGGGCGGATGTGAATATGAATGCAGATCTGTCACAG GTCAGCTGGGGTGTGATTTCTGGCAAACAACTCCTCCTGAAATCAGGAGATGCGCAGCGCATCTGCCCTGACAATTTTGGCAATGGTGGTGTGAGAAAGCCCTTCCTTCACAACCAGCCCAGCGACTGCTTGTCTTGCTGCCCTCCCAGCTACTCCATGGTGGGTCTGCGCAGCCTGGAGGGTCGAGTGGAGAGAAATGTCTCCATCCATAGCCTGGTACTTGTGGGTGAGGTGGGCAAGCAGGAGGACAGAGTTAAAGACAAGTTTGCCCTGCCTCATCAGGTCCCCTGCCCTAATCCATCTGCCCTGGGGGACAGAAGCACCACTAACTCCAGCAGAAACCCTTCTTCCCAAGCCAGAGAAGGAGCAGTGCTCCCTTCAGGGGGTGACTGTGGTCACATCTCCTCCATCTTTGAAAGTGAAGGGGGCGAGTACTGTTCAATCACGAACTGCCACAAAGAGCACCCCGTCCCGTGGGAGCTGTGTTGCACAGAGGAAAAGGCTGCACAGTGCGAGAAGGAGAGTCACACTCCCAGTGGATGGAGGCAGCGGGATGCTCCTGAGACTCCCAGGCCAAGTGGCCGGACAGTCAAGTTCAGTGAAGAGGAGCGCAGAGCTGTGAACGTGGCCTTCTGCATCACAAAAGACCAGAGTGATCCTCTTTCCTATGCCCTGTGTTCAGACAGGAAAAACCTGGCTCTCCACACGGAGCCTGCCAGCCTCCCTgagagcacagggagcagcaaggTGGCTGCCCTTGCTTTGTCCCGGGAGGATGAGGACTTGCCTCTCCCTGGGGAGCCCTCTGTCACAGGAGGCCCCCGCACTGAGGGTTCAAGCACCCCTCAGCAGGCTCTGGTGGAGCCACAGCGCCCTCGCCTCTCCGAGCCAGCCCGTGGTGATCCCATCTATGCCGAGAGCACCAAGAGGAGGAAGGCACAGCTGAAGGCTGTTGGCAGCCAGGCAAAAGCAGAGAAGCTGGCCCGTGGCACTGCCAAGGAGAAAGCTGATGGGTTGTGGAAGGATGGTGGCTGGGCTTTGGGAGGTGAGAAGGAATACCAGGACTCCACTGGCCAGGTGGCGGCAAAGATAACTATAATGACAGCACACACTGAGGATGATCACAAGACAATATTCCTCAGCAGCCCCGACTCAGCGGTAGGGGTTCAGTGGCCATGTATGAGCCCCACTTCCCACCCCGATTTTGGGACTTCATCACCTGCTATTGAGGCTGGACAGATTTTTCAAGCATCTGGAAGTGAAAACAGCACAAGATTTCATCTGGCAGCTCCTGTCAAAACCTCACTTACTGAGAGTCCAGCCATCCCCCCAAAGATGTCCAAAAACAGCCAGCCAGGCAGTGAGGGGAGCCGTGTGCCCCCAGTCAGCTCTCATGTGGGAATGTTTGGTGATGATAACAGCCATGATGGAGCtggtgctcagctgctgccGAGGAGCTGCACTGATACAGGTGCCTTTGGGGCGTCCCCTTCTCCCTGTGCTCATGTGAATGGGGTCTCTGTGGAGGAGTCCAGCAGAGGCTCGTCCTATGACAGGAGGCAGAAATACTATAACCCAACATGGACGAAGCAGTGCCGaatagaggaggaggaggagcaggaggaggagcaggaggtctTAAACCACCCATGGACAGTAGGAGCTGAGAGTGGAAGAGCTGGTGCCGACTTTGTGGATGACGGCCCGATACTGGAGAGCCAGGCTGGAATCACCAAGTCgtcttctttctcctttgatTTCCCTAACGACAAGAGCAATGCTATGGAGTttgcaccaccaccaccaccgccGCCGAAAAAGCAGTCCAG GCATGCTCTGAAAATGAACCCAAATAACACTGAGCTGGAGAGAGTcagcaacagctctgcagagagcctCAGCCCACCCTTCAGGAGTGCCCACGTCACCTTCACGGCTGGCTCCAGCGACAGCCTCGACTCAGACACACAGACAGGCAGCGATGGCA GACACTCGTCTGAACCGAACCACTCGCCCCCTCCAGCTGGGAGCCAGTTGTTTCCCCCTGtccctttccttcctgtctCCACTGAGGATGGCCCCTCTTCTGCCCCCAGCTGCCCACCCCCGCTGCCTCAGAAGAAGACCGTGATCAGAACTGTGTCTTCTCCAGATGGCTTTTTTGGGGGACAGGCATCTTCAGGCaaagcagccagtgctgccatCCCCAGGCTCAATGTCAGCCACTCTGAGAGCAATGTCTGCCTCCGAGAGGAGCCTCCCTTCATCcacccagccagcctggggGGCCGTCCCAGTGCCTTCTCCTCCTCCGAGTCCCTGGAGAAAAGCTCCAAAGGAAACAGCTACTGGGGCTCGAGCACTGGTAAGAGCACAGGGGCTTGCGGCCCCGGCAGAAACCTCCAGTCCCTGTCCTCCTCGCAGCTCAGTGTGTCCAGCCAGGTGTCATCAGCCTCCAGCCTCCACAACCTCCTGAGCAACATCGACAGCAAGGAGGGGGTGTACAGCAAGCTGGGGGCCCTGTACGCCGAGTCCCTGCGCCGCCTGGTTGCCAAGTGCGAGGACTGCTTCATGCGGGAGCAGAAGAACGAGCTGCACTTCAGCGAGAACAACTGGTCGCTCTTCAAGCTGACGTGCAACAAGCCCTGCTGCGACTCGGGGGACGCGATCTATTACTGTGCCACTTGCTCCATGGACCCTTCTACTACCTATGCTGTGAAG ATTTGTAAAACCCAGGAGTCCAAGGTAGCTGCTTCGTactgcagccctgcagtgccagtTCACTTCAACATCCAGCAAGACTGTGGGCATTTTGTGGCCTCTGTCCCCTCCAGCATGCTGCTGGCCTCAGATGTGGGGAAAAGCATGCCTGGAGATGGCTTCCATCCCTCCCGCGCTGCCAGTGAGCACGACTGTGTGGTGGTCATCACCCGCGAGGTGCCAAGCCAGACGACCGCTGACTTCGTGAGGGACTCGGTGACACTGCACCAAGCCAAGCCGGAGCTGTATGAACGTCGCGTTtgcttcctgctcctccagctctgcaatGGCCTGGAGCATCTCAAAGAGCATGGCATCATCCATCGTGACCTGTGCCTGGAGAACCTCCTGCTTGTCCCCTGCAAGCCCCCCATGAGCTGTGTGAAAGCCAAAGATGACAAACACTTACCCCGCCTCATCATCAGCAATTTTTTGAAAGCTAAACAGAAGACTGGAACTGGAGACTCCAAGCTGAAGAAGAGTCAGGCCCGGCTGGCCCCGGAGATTGTGTCGGCTTCTCAGTACAAGAAGTTTGATGAGTTTCAGACTGGTATTCTTATCTATGAACTGCTGCACCAGCCCAACCCCTTTGAGGAGAAGGTGCACCTCAGGGAGCAGGAGTACAGCCCTGAGGACCTCCCTGCTCTACCCAGCCTGTCCATCTACTCCCGGGGACTCCAGCAGCTGGCACACCTACTACTGGAAGCAGATCCCATCAAGCGTGTGCGGATCACCGAGGCCAAGCGAATGCTGCAGTGTCTGCTTTGGGGGCCCCGAAAAGACCTCATGGAGCAGCCCCTCAGCCAGGAGGAAACCCTGCGCCAGGTGCTGCAGAATTGGGTGGACATGAAGCGTGCCCTGCTCATGATGAAGTTCGCAGAGAGGGCCGTGGACACGGAGCGGAGTGTTGAACTGGAGgactggctgtgctgccagtaCTTAGCATCTGCTGAGCCAGCCTCCCTCTTGCACACATTAagactgctgcagctgctctga